The proteins below are encoded in one region of Citrobacter enshiensis:
- the lolA gene encoding outer membrane lipoprotein chaperone LolA, producing the protein MKKIAITCALLSSFVVSSVWADAASDLKSRLDKVSSFHASFTQKVTDGSGAAVQEGQGDLWVKRPNLFNWHMTQPDESILVSDGKTLWFFNPFVEQATATWLKDATGNTPFMLIARNQSSDWQQYNIKQNGDDFVLTPKTSNGNLKQFTINVGRDGTIHQFSAVEQDGQRSNYQLKSQQNGAVEASKFTFTPPQGVTVDDQRK; encoded by the coding sequence ATGAAAAAAATCGCAATCACCTGTGCATTACTCTCAAGCTTTGTCGTGAGCAGCGTATGGGCCGATGCCGCCAGCGATCTGAAAAGTCGTCTGGATAAAGTCAGCAGCTTCCACGCCAGCTTCACTCAGAAAGTGACCGACGGTAGCGGTGCAGCGGTTCAGGAAGGTCAGGGTGATTTATGGGTTAAGCGCCCAAATCTGTTTAACTGGCATATGACGCAGCCTGACGAGAGCATTCTGGTATCTGACGGTAAAACACTGTGGTTCTTTAACCCCTTTGTCGAGCAGGCAACGGCGACCTGGTTGAAGGATGCGACAGGCAATACGCCGTTTATGCTGATTGCCCGCAACCAGTCCAGCGACTGGCAGCAATACAATATTAAGCAAAACGGCGATGACTTCGTCCTGACGCCGAAAACCAGCAACGGGAACCTGAAGCAGTTCACCATCAATGTCGGACGTGACGGCACCATTCATCAGTTTAGTGCGGTAGAGCAAGATGGTCAGCGCAGCAACTATCAGCTGAAGTCTCAGCAGAATGGCGCTGTAGAAGCATCGAAATTTACCTTTACCCCTCCGCAAGGCGTAACGGTAGACGACCAACGTAAGTAG
- the ftsK gene encoding DNA translocase FtsK, producing MLLSVLASGRKSLKPGEPFLSQEYTEDKEVTLTKLSSGRRLLEALLILIALFAVWLMAALLSFNPSDPSWSQTAWHEPIHNLGGMPGAWLADTLFFIFGVMAYTIPVIMVGGCWFAWRHQASDEYIDYFAVSLRVIGVLALILTSCGLAAINADDIWYFASGGVIGSLLSTTLQPLLHSSGGTIALLCIWAAGLTLFTGWSWVSIAEKLGGWLLNLLTFASNRTRRDDTWVDDEEYEDDDEFADEVDGVKRESRRARILRGALARRKRLAEKFTNPRGRHTDAALFSGKRMDDEDEIEYSARGVPADPNDVLFSGHRATQPEYEEYDPLLNGHSVTEPVVAAAAATAATQAWAAPADPALQTPSIPGAEPVPVAPEMQWQPVPAPEYTDPVIAPAPEGYSQPSQYVQPQVPAHEPWQQPAPVEPQPHYYAPPVAEPGYEQPVVPQPQTPWQPQESVAEQSWQPEPVYSQAPVHPSEPVYQPEPAVVEPEPEVEESKPARPPLYYFEEVEEKRAREREQLAAWYQPIPEPVKEPEPVRYSSPVTAAVPPVESIAAVAPLAAGVKDATIAAGATAAAAAPVFSLAGSGAPRPQVKEGIGPQLPRPNRVRVPTRRELASYGIKLPSQRMAEEKAREAGRLDSDMQYSEDEIEAMQQDELARQFAQSQQHRYGEEYQHDVSQPEDEDAAAEAELARQFASSQQQRYSGEQPSGANPFSLDDFEFSPMKTLVDEGPHEPLFTPGVMPEPAPVQQPQYQQPQQPVAQPPQYQQPQQPVVQPPQYQQPQQPVVQPPQYQQPQQPVVQPPQYQQPQQPVVQPPQYQQPVVQPKESLIHPLLMRNGDGRPALKPTTPLPSLDLLTPPPTEIEPVDTFALEQMARLVEARLADFRIKADVVNYSPGPVITRFELNLAPGVKAARISNLSRDLARSLSTVAVRVVEVIPGKPYVGLELPNKKRQTVYLREVLDCARFRDNPSPLSVVLGKDIAGEPVVADLAKMPHLLVAGTTGSGKSVGVNAMILSMLYKAQPEDVRFIMIDPKMLELSVYEGIPHLLTEVVTDMKDAANALRWSVNEMERRYKLMSALGVRNLAGYNEKIAEAKRMGRPIPDPYWKPGDSMDATHPVLEKLPYIVVLVDEFADLMMTVGKKVEELIARLAQKARAAGIHLVLATQRPSVDVITGLIKANIPTRIAFTVSSKIDSRTILDQSGAESLLGMGDMLYSAPNSSTPVRVHGAFVRDEEVHAVVQDWKARGRPQYVDGITSDSESEGGAGGLDGGEELDPLFDQAVNFVTQKRKASISGVQRQFRIGYNRAARIIEQMEAQGIVSEQGHNGNREVLAPPPFD from the coding sequence GTGCTGTTGTCCGTTTTAGCATCGGGCAGGAAAAGCCTGAAACCTGGAGAGCCTTTTTTGAGCCAGGAATACACTGAAGACAAAGAAGTCACATTGACAAAGTTAAGCAGCGGGCGCCGACTTCTGGAAGCGTTGCTGATCCTTATTGCCCTTTTTGCCGTCTGGTTGATGGCTGCCTTACTGAGTTTTAATCCCTCAGATCCCAGTTGGTCGCAAACGGCATGGCACGAACCTATCCATAATCTGGGCGGTATGCCGGGAGCCTGGCTGGCTGACACCTTGTTCTTCATATTCGGCGTAATGGCTTACACCATCCCGGTCATTATGGTGGGGGGATGCTGGTTTGCCTGGCGACATCAGGCCAGCGACGAATATATCGATTATTTTGCCGTGTCGTTGCGCGTGATTGGCGTGCTGGCGCTCATTCTGACCTCCTGCGGTCTTGCGGCAATTAATGCTGATGACATCTGGTATTTCGCCTCTGGCGGCGTGATTGGCAGTTTGCTGAGCACGACGCTTCAACCTTTGCTGCACAGCAGTGGGGGAACCATCGCGTTATTGTGCATCTGGGCCGCCGGTCTGACGCTGTTTACGGGGTGGTCGTGGGTCAGCATTGCCGAAAAATTAGGCGGCTGGCTGCTCAATCTTCTGACATTCGCCAGCAATCGTACCCGTCGTGATGATACGTGGGTCGATGATGAAGAGTATGAAGATGACGACGAGTTTGCCGATGAAGTTGACGGTGTAAAACGAGAGTCCCGACGCGCACGTATTCTCCGGGGCGCATTGGCGCGACGCAAACGTCTGGCAGAGAAGTTTACCAACCCACGCGGTCGTCATACCGATGCGGCGCTGTTTTCCGGCAAACGCATGGATGATGAAGACGAAATTGAATACAGCGCACGTGGCGTACCTGCCGATCCTAACGACGTGCTGTTCTCCGGGCATCGTGCGACTCAGCCTGAATATGAAGAATATGATCCGCTGCTCAATGGTCACTCGGTCACCGAGCCGGTAGTCGCCGCCGCAGCAGCAACAGCGGCTACGCAAGCCTGGGCCGCGCCTGCCGATCCCGCGTTACAAACACCATCGATTCCCGGCGCCGAACCTGTGCCTGTTGCACCTGAGATGCAATGGCAACCTGTCCCTGCGCCGGAATATACCGACCCCGTTATTGCCCCAGCACCGGAAGGGTATTCGCAACCGTCGCAATATGTTCAACCTCAGGTTCCCGCGCATGAACCCTGGCAGCAACCCGCGCCAGTTGAACCTCAGCCGCACTATTATGCGCCACCGGTTGCGGAACCTGGCTACGAACAGCCTGTAGTACCACAACCGCAGACGCCATGGCAGCCACAGGAATCCGTTGCGGAGCAAAGCTGGCAACCTGAACCGGTTTACTCACAAGCGCCGGTGCATCCGTCTGAGCCAGTTTATCAACCGGAACCTGCTGTCGTTGAGCCTGAGCCAGAGGTTGAGGAATCTAAACCTGCTCGCCCACCGCTTTACTATTTTGAAGAGGTGGAAGAGAAGCGTGCGCGTGAGCGTGAGCAACTTGCGGCATGGTATCAGCCCATTCCTGAACCCGTGAAAGAACCTGAGCCGGTGAGATATTCTTCACCCGTGACGGCGGCTGTACCGCCAGTGGAATCCATTGCCGCCGTTGCGCCATTAGCCGCAGGCGTGAAAGACGCAACGATAGCGGCAGGGGCGACAGCTGCTGCTGCAGCGCCGGTGTTTAGTCTTGCGGGGAGCGGTGCGCCACGTCCGCAAGTTAAAGAAGGTATTGGACCGCAGTTACCGAGACCCAATCGTGTGCGTGTTCCAACGCGCCGCGAGCTGGCATCGTACGGCATCAAATTACCTTCTCAACGAATGGCGGAAGAGAAAGCGCGTGAGGCGGGGCGTCTCGATTCTGATATGCAGTACTCTGAAGACGAAATCGAGGCGATGCAGCAAGATGAACTGGCTCGCCAGTTTGCACAATCGCAGCAGCATCGTTACGGCGAAGAGTATCAGCACGATGTGTCTCAACCGGAAGACGAAGATGCCGCCGCTGAAGCCGAGCTGGCGCGCCAGTTTGCCTCTTCACAGCAACAGCGTTATTCCGGTGAACAACCCTCAGGCGCGAATCCATTCTCGCTGGATGATTTTGAATTCTCCCCCATGAAAACATTGGTGGATGAGGGACCGCATGAGCCGTTGTTTACCCCGGGCGTGATGCCGGAGCCTGCGCCTGTTCAACAGCCGCAATATCAGCAGCCACAACAGCCTGTTGCACAGCCGCCTCAGTACCAGCAGCCACAGCAGCCTGTCGTACAGCCGCCGCAATATCAGCAGCCACAGCAGCCTGTTGTTCAGCCGCCGCAGTACCAGCAGCCACAGCAACCTGTCGTACAGCCTCCGCAATACCAGCAGCCACAACAGCCTGTTGTACAGCCGCCGCAGTATCAGCAGCCTGTTGTACAGCCAAAGGAAAGCCTTATTCACCCGTTGCTGATGCGTAACGGTGACGGTCGTCCGGCGCTTAAACCGACCACGCCGCTGCCGTCATTAGATCTGCTGACGCCGCCGCCAACAGAAATTGAGCCGGTGGATACCTTCGCGCTTGAGCAAATGGCACGCCTGGTCGAAGCTCGACTGGCGGATTTCCGCATTAAAGCGGATGTTGTGAACTACTCGCCGGGTCCGGTGATCACTCGCTTCGAGCTGAATCTGGCGCCGGGCGTGAAAGCGGCGCGTATTTCCAACCTGTCGCGCGATTTGGCCCGTTCGCTGTCTACCGTTGCGGTGCGCGTAGTGGAAGTGATTCCAGGTAAACCTTACGTCGGTCTGGAATTGCCGAATAAAAAACGTCAGACCGTTTATCTGCGTGAAGTGCTCGACTGCGCGCGCTTTCGCGATAACCCGTCGCCGCTCTCTGTGGTGTTGGGTAAAGACATTGCCGGTGAGCCCGTGGTGGCTGACCTGGCGAAAATGCCGCACCTTCTGGTTGCCGGTACCACCGGTTCCGGTAAATCGGTCGGCGTGAATGCCATGATCCTCAGCATGCTCTACAAAGCACAGCCTGAAGACGTTCGCTTTATCATGATCGATCCGAAAATGCTGGAGCTCTCGGTTTATGAAGGGATACCGCATCTGTTAACGGAAGTGGTTACTGACATGAAAGACGCCGCCAACGCTCTGCGCTGGAGCGTCAACGAGATGGAACGCCGCTACAAGCTGATGTCAGCGTTGGGCGTGCGTAACCTGGCGGGCTACAACGAGAAGATTGCCGAGGCGAAACGCATGGGACGTCCGATTCCGGACCCATACTGGAAACCGGGCGACAGCATGGATGCCACGCATCCGGTGTTGGAAAAACTGCCGTATATCGTTGTACTGGTGGATGAATTTGCTGACCTGATGATGACCGTCGGCAAAAAAGTGGAAGAGCTGATCGCGCGTCTGGCGCAGAAAGCGCGTGCTGCGGGTATCCACCTGGTGCTGGCCACCCAGCGTCCGTCGGTTGATGTCATTACCGGCCTGATTAAAGCGAACATACCAACGCGTATCGCCTTTACGGTGTCGAGCAAAATCGACTCCCGTACCATTCTCGATCAGAGCGGCGCGGAATCGCTGCTCGGGATGGGGGATATGCTCTACTCCGCCCCGAACTCCAGCACGCCTGTACGTGTTCACGGCGCGTTCGTTCGCGATGAAGAAGTTCACGCCGTCGTGCAGGACTGGAAAGCCCGCGGTCGTCCGCAGTACGTCGACGGCATCACCTCCGATAGCGAAAGTGAAGGCGGCGCTGGCGGCTTAGACGGTGGCGAAGAGCTGGATCCCTTATTCGATCAGGCTGTGAACTTTGTGACCCAAAAACGTAAAGCGTCGATCTCCGGCGTACAGCGCCAGTTCCGCATTGGCTATAACCGTGCGGCGCGCATCATCGAGCAGATGGAGGCGCAGGGGATTGTCAGCGAACAAGGTCATAACGGCAATCGAGAAGTGTTGGCTCCGCCTCCCTTTGATTGA
- the lrp gene encoding leucine-responsive transcriptional regulator Lrp → MVDSKKRPGKDLDRIDRNILNELQKDGRISNVELSKRVGLSPTPCLERVRRLERQGFIQGYTALLNPHYLDASLLVFVEITLNRGAPDVFEQFNTAVQKLEEIQECHLVSGDFDYLLKTRVPDMSAYRKLLGETLLRLPGVNDTRTYVVMEEVKQSNRLVIKTR, encoded by the coding sequence ATGGTAGATAGCAAGAAGCGCCCTGGCAAAGATCTCGACCGCATCGATCGCAACATTCTTAATGAGTTGCAAAAGGATGGCCGTATTTCGAACGTCGAGCTTTCTAAACGAGTTGGACTTTCACCGACACCCTGCCTTGAGCGTGTTCGTCGGCTGGAAAGACAGGGATTTATTCAGGGCTATACAGCACTGTTAAACCCGCATTATCTGGATGCATCACTTCTGGTTTTTGTTGAGATTACTCTGAATCGTGGTGCGCCGGATGTGTTTGAGCAATTTAACACCGCAGTACAAAAACTTGAAGAAATTCAAGAGTGTCATTTAGTTTCCGGTGACTTCGACTACCTGTTGAAAACACGCGTGCCGGATATGTCTGCCTATCGTAAGCTGCTGGGGGAAACCCTGCTGCGTCTGCCTGGCGTGAATGACACACGTACCTATGTGGTGATGGAAGAAGTAAAACAGAGCAATCGTCTGGTAATTAAGACGCGCTAA
- the trxB gene encoding thioredoxin-disulfide reductase has protein sequence MGTTKHSKLLILGSGPAGYTAAVYAARANLQPVLVTGMEKGGQLTTTTEVENWPGDPNELTGPLLMERMHEHATKFDTEIIFDHINKVDLQNRPFRLTGDNGEYTCDALIIATGASARYLGLPSEEAFKGRGVSACATCDGFFYRNQKVAVIGGGNTAVEEALYLANIASEVHLIHRRDSFRAEKILIKRLMDKVENGNIVLHTHRTLEEVTGDQMGVTGLRLRDTHNTDNIESLDVAGLFVAIGHSPNTAIFDGQLELENGYIKVQSGIHGNATQTSIPGVFAAGDVMDHIYRQAITSAGTGCMAALDAERYLDGLADAGK, from the coding sequence ATGGGCACGACCAAACACAGTAAACTGCTTATTCTTGGTTCAGGACCAGCGGGATATACCGCTGCGGTCTACGCTGCGCGTGCAAACCTGCAACCGGTACTGGTAACCGGTATGGAAAAAGGCGGTCAGCTGACCACCACGACCGAAGTGGAAAACTGGCCTGGCGACCCAAACGAGCTGACGGGTCCGCTGTTGATGGAACGCATGCATGAACATGCGACAAAATTTGATACTGAGATAATTTTTGATCATATCAATAAGGTGGATTTGCAGAACCGTCCGTTCCGTCTGACTGGCGACAATGGCGAATACACCTGTGATGCGCTGATCATCGCCACCGGGGCTTCCGCCCGCTATCTCGGTTTGCCATCAGAAGAAGCGTTCAAGGGGCGTGGCGTTTCCGCCTGCGCCACCTGTGACGGTTTCTTCTATCGCAATCAAAAAGTCGCGGTCATCGGCGGCGGCAACACGGCCGTTGAAGAAGCATTATACCTGGCGAATATCGCTTCTGAGGTCCATCTGATTCACCGTCGCGACAGTTTCCGTGCAGAAAAAATCCTGATCAAACGTCTGATGGATAAAGTCGAAAACGGCAATATCGTACTGCACACCCACCGTACGCTTGAAGAAGTCACTGGCGATCAGATGGGCGTCACTGGCCTGCGCCTGCGCGATACGCATAACACCGACAACATTGAATCGCTGGACGTTGCGGGTCTGTTCGTTGCCATCGGCCACAGCCCGAACACCGCTATTTTCGACGGTCAGCTTGAGCTGGAAAACGGGTACATCAAGGTTCAGTCAGGCATTCACGGTAATGCAACGCAAACCAGTATTCCGGGCGTCTTTGCGGCTGGCGACGTGATGGACCACATTTACCGCCAGGCGATTACGTCTGCGGGAACAGGTTGCATGGCGGCGTTGGATGCAGAGCGTTATCTCGACGGTTTAGCCGACGCTGGCAAATAA
- the cydD gene encoding heme ABC transporter permease/ATP-binding protein CydD encodes MNKTRQKELTRWLKQQSVISQRWLNISRLLGFVSGLLIVAQAWIMARILQHMIMENIPREALLLPFIVLALIFILRAWVVWLRERVGFHAGQHIRFEIRRQVLDRLQQAGPAWIQGKPAGSWATLVLEQIDDMHDYYARYLPQMALAVCVPLLIVAAIFPTNWAAALILLGTAPLIPLFMAMVGMGAADANRRNFLALARLSGHFLDRLRGMETLRIFGRGEAETESIRAASQDFRQRTMEVLRLAFLSSGVLEFFTSLSIALVAVYFGFSYLGELNFGHYGTSVTLAAGFLALILAPEFFQPLRDLGTFYHAKAQAVGAADSLKTFMETPLAHPERGDIELTTKDPVSIEARDLIITSPEGKILAGPLNFSLPAGHRAVLVGRSGSGKSSLLNALSGFLSYQGSLRVNDIELRDLSPESWRKQLSWVGQNPQLPAATLRENVLLARPNATEQELRAALDNAWVSEFLPMLPQGLDTPTGDQAGRLSVGQAQRVAVARALLNPCKLLLLDEPAASLDAHSEQRVMQALNAASRRQTTLMVTHQLEDLADWDAIWVMQDGHIIEHGHYNQLSTANGPFATLLAHRQEDI; translated from the coding sequence ATGAATAAAACCCGTCAAAAAGAGTTAACTCGCTGGTTAAAACAGCAAAGCGTCATCTCCCAGCGCTGGCTGAACATTTCTCGTCTGTTGGGATTTGTCAGCGGCTTATTGATTGTCGCTCAAGCCTGGATCATGGCGCGTATTCTGCAACATATGATTATGGAGAACATTCCTCGTGAAGCCCTCCTCCTCCCTTTTATCGTTCTGGCACTGATTTTTATCCTCCGCGCATGGGTCGTCTGGCTGCGTGAACGGGTCGGTTTTCATGCCGGGCAGCATATCCGCTTCGAAATACGTCGCCAGGTGTTGGATCGTCTGCAACAGGCAGGACCGGCGTGGATTCAGGGGAAGCCTGCGGGAAGCTGGGCGACGCTGGTGCTCGAACAGATTGACGATATGCACGATTACTATGCGCGCTATCTTCCACAAATGGCGCTTGCTGTCTGCGTGCCATTGCTGATCGTCGCCGCCATTTTTCCGACCAACTGGGCTGCCGCGCTGATCCTGCTCGGAACGGCGCCGCTGATTCCATTATTCATGGCGATGGTTGGCATGGGGGCGGCAGATGCCAACCGCCGTAATTTCCTGGCGCTTGCACGCCTGAGCGGCCATTTTCTCGATCGTTTGCGCGGCATGGAAACGTTACGCATTTTTGGGCGTGGGGAAGCAGAAACCGAAAGCATTCGCGCCGCGTCGCAGGATTTTCGCCAACGCACCATGGAAGTCCTGCGCCTCGCCTTTTTATCCTCGGGCGTCCTGGAGTTCTTTACCTCGCTTTCCATCGCACTGGTCGCCGTCTACTTCGGCTTCTCTTATCTTGGCGAACTTAACTTCGGGCACTATGGCACCAGCGTAACGCTTGCCGCCGGTTTCCTGGCGCTGATTCTTGCCCCTGAGTTCTTTCAGCCTTTACGCGACCTTGGCACGTTTTATCACGCTAAAGCCCAGGCCGTAGGCGCGGCTGACAGCCTGAAAACGTTTATGGAAACGCCCCTTGCCCACCCGGAACGTGGCGATATTGAGCTCACGACGAAAGACCCTGTCTCGATTGAAGCCCGGGATCTCATTATCACCTCCCCTGAAGGCAAAATACTCGCCGGTCCGTTGAATTTCTCACTGCCAGCAGGCCACCGCGCAGTGCTGGTCGGGCGCAGTGGTTCAGGGAAAAGCTCTCTGCTGAATGCGCTGTCCGGTTTTCTCTCATACCAGGGGTCATTGCGTGTTAACGACATTGAACTGCGCGATTTGTCTCCCGAATCCTGGCGTAAGCAGCTTTCCTGGGTTGGGCAAAACCCGCAACTCCCTGCGGCAACATTGCGGGAAAATGTGTTGTTAGCGCGCCCGAATGCCACTGAGCAAGAGCTCAGAGCCGCGCTCGACAACGCCTGGGTCAGTGAATTTCTGCCCATGCTGCCACAAGGGCTGGACACACCGACGGGCGATCAGGCTGGTCGGCTTTCCGTCGGCCAGGCGCAGCGCGTTGCGGTTGCTCGCGCGTTGTTGAACCCATGCAAACTGCTTTTACTGGATGAGCCAGCAGCCAGCCTGGATGCTCACAGCGAACAGCGCGTCATGCAGGCATTGAACGCCGCTTCCCGACGCCAGACCACCTTGATGGTCACCCACCAGCTCGAAGATCTGGCCGACTGGGATGCTATTTGGGTGATGCAGGACGGGCACATTATCGAACACGGTCATTATAACCAACTCAGTACCGCCAACGGGCCGTTTGCCACGTTACTGGCTCACCGTCAGGAGGACATCTGA
- the cydC gene encoding heme ABC transporter ATP-binding protein/permease CydC, translating into MRALLPYLTLYKRHKWMLTLGIVLAIVTLLASIGLLTLSGWFLSASAVVGVTGIYSFNYMLPAAGVRGAAITRTAGRYFERLVSHDATFRVLQHLRIYTFSKLLPLSPAGLARYRQGELLNRVVADVDTLDHLYLRVISPIVGAFVVIVVVTVGLSFLDVTLAITLGGVMLLTLFILPPLFYRAGKSTGQSLTHLRGQYRQQLTAWLQGQAELTIFGASERYRAQMESTELQWHEAQRHQSELTALSQAVMLLIGAMAVMLMLWMASGGVGGNDKPGALIALFVFCALAAFEALAPVTGAFQHLGQVIASALRITDLTEQKPEVEFPDTDSVVPEQVALTLRDISFSYPEQAQKALESLSLHANPGEHIAILGRTGCGKSTLLQLLTRAWDPQQGEILINNQPISTLNETTLRATISVVPQRVHLFSATLRDNLLLAAPDASDEALSEILSRVGLEKLLDDGGLNSWLGEGGRQLSGGELRRLVIARALLHDAPLMLLDEPTEGLDATTESQMLELLADVMRNKTLLMVTHRLRGLSRFDQIIVMDNGQIIEQGNHADLLARQGRYYQFKQRL; encoded by the coding sequence ATGCGCGCCTTGCTACCCTATTTAACGCTCTACAAGCGCCATAAATGGATGTTAACGCTTGGGATCGTGCTGGCGATCGTCACACTGCTGGCCAGCATCGGGCTGTTGACGCTGTCCGGCTGGTTCCTGTCCGCGTCTGCCGTCGTTGGCGTTACCGGCATTTACAGTTTTAACTATATGCTGCCTGCCGCAGGCGTGCGCGGCGCGGCGATTACCCGCACTGCGGGTCGCTATTTTGAACGGTTGGTGAGCCACGACGCGACATTTCGCGTCTTGCAGCATCTGCGAATTTATACCTTTAGCAAACTGTTACCCCTCTCTCCGGCGGGGCTTGCCCGTTATCGCCAGGGGGAGTTGCTTAACCGCGTAGTTGCCGATGTCGATACGCTCGATCATCTCTATTTGCGCGTCATCTCCCCAATAGTGGGTGCCTTTGTGGTGATTGTGGTCGTCACCGTGGGCCTGAGCTTTCTCGATGTCACCCTCGCGATAACGCTGGGGGGGGTTATGTTGCTGACCTTGTTCATTCTGCCTCCGCTGTTTTACCGCGCGGGGAAGAGTACCGGACAGAGCCTGACCCACCTGCGCGGACAATATCGCCAGCAGCTCACCGCCTGGCTGCAGGGACAAGCAGAATTGACGATCTTTGGCGCCAGTGAACGCTATCGGGCGCAAATGGAAAGTACGGAATTGCAGTGGCATGAAGCCCAACGCCATCAGTCTGAACTGACCGCGCTGTCACAGGCCGTCATGCTGTTGATTGGCGCGATGGCGGTGATGTTAATGCTGTGGATGGCCTCCGGCGGCGTGGGTGGCAACGACAAACCCGGTGCCCTGATCGCACTCTTCGTCTTTTGCGCGCTGGCGGCATTTGAGGCGCTGGCCCCCGTGACGGGAGCGTTCCAGCATCTTGGTCAGGTTATCGCCTCTGCGCTACGCATTACCGATCTCACCGAACAGAAGCCCGAGGTGGAATTTCCGGATACGGATTCAGTGGTGCCAGAGCAGGTGGCGCTGACGCTGCGTGATATTTCGTTCAGCTACCCTGAGCAGGCGCAAAAAGCGCTGGAATCCCTCTCGCTGCACGCGAATCCTGGCGAGCATATTGCCATTCTTGGGCGTACAGGCTGCGGCAAATCGACGCTATTGCAGTTACTGACCCGTGCGTGGGACCCGCAGCAGGGCGAGATCCTCATCAACAATCAGCCGATTTCAACGCTTAACGAAACCACGCTGCGCGCCACCATCAGCGTCGTACCGCAGCGCGTACATCTGTTCAGCGCCACGCTGCGTGACAACCTTCTGCTGGCAGCACCTGACGCCAGTGACGAAGCGCTGTCAGAAATACTGAGCCGTGTCGGTCTGGAGAAATTACTCGACGATGGCGGGCTTAATAGCTGGTTAGGAGAAGGGGGTCGCCAGTTATCCGGCGGAGAACTTCGCCGTCTGGTTATCGCCCGCGCATTATTGCACGACGCCCCGCTGATGTTGCTGGATGAACCGACCGAGGGGTTAGACGCCACAACCGAAAGCCAAATGCTTGAATTGCTTGCTGATGTTATGCGAAATAAAACGCTGTTAATGGTCACGCACCGCCTGCGCGGGCTGTCGCGTTTTGATCAAATAATAGTGATGGACAACGGGCAAATTATTGAGCAAGGTAATCACGCAGATCTGTTAGCCAGGCAGGGTCGTTATTACCAGTTTAAGCAACGTCTGTAA